CTTGTCGGTGCTGAAATCATCGAACGAATCTTTTGTGCTGAGCCGGTGCTAATGTAGCGTTGCTACGACTTTTCTGCAAGACGAGCAGCTTTGACTCGCGGGTGCTTAACCGGGCATGGTGGCCCCGCTGTTTTCCTTACGGCCGCGCAACTGTGCGAGGAGCATTGTTTGCAGCTCAAAGCCCCCTTCCCCCGCCTTACGGGTCAGGTTACGAAGATATCCGCCAAGAGAACTGATCTGGTCGGCCTTTTGCAGAAGGCAAGCGAGAATGGCTGCCGTTCCCTGGCGACCAAATGTGAGCAGTGCTTCCTGGTAAGCCGAGTGACTGATGTTGAACATGGTCTTGATGACGGCTGTTGCCACTTCCAGATCGCGCCAGCTGGTGACCGCACCACCCGGAGCATAGTGGCAAATGTCAGGGCAGGCCTTCAAAACCAAAACAATATCAGGAACAAAAAACTGCTTTTGAGAAACAGGCTTTGCCAATGAGGGGCGTGGTGTTTCGCTAACGGGCGCCACGCTGGCCTGTGGCGTTCTGATTTGACTGGCTGGTACAGCGATAGCCGGCTCTTCCGAGTTTTGCCGTTTAGATATGGATTCGGATTCTGAATTCTTTTTGAGCCGCTCATTTTGGCAGTCATTGCCGCCCATTTTTTCAGATTTTTCGATATTTTCCAGATAGTTGGTGACTTCGGCACGCAGAGAAGCCAGGAAATTGGCGATTTCTTTAAGTTCTGCGGATTTGGAGTTACGACCGAGCGAGAGAGCAATGGCTGTATAGCGTGCCTGGAACCCCTCGACGATATCCGTTTTACCGCTCGCCGCGATCATCTCGCAGAGCTTCTGAATATCACGGCGGCAAAGGCTAATGGTCTCACGGAGACGCTGAAGATTGAGCCGTTCGCTGATGATACGTTCGGCCAACTCTTCGATTTCGGCTTTGCGGGCAAGAAGCGGTGCCAGTGAAAAACCATAGGCTTCGCTGATCTCTCCTCCGCGATGCTTGCGCGCATATCGTTTTCCGTTCGGACTATCCTTACGAATGATGAGGCCGGCCTCGACGAGTGCGGAGAGATGGCGGCGCAATGTCTGCTCAGCCATTCCATGGGCTCTGAGCGACAATTGCGTGTTGGATGGGAACACGACCAAGCTCGCTTCATTGGAAAGCTCGTTTTTTGGATAAAAGCTCAAAAGCGCGTTCAAAACGGCGAGCGAGCGGTCCGTAACGCCGAGCAAAGGCCTGGCCTCGCAGACGGATCGATAGAGTTTCCACTTATCGACCGCTTCGATTTTCCTGTTCTTTTGCGCGGCAAACTGGGTTGCGAGAACGCCAAACGACATCGCTCGCCGCCCAAAGGGCGTCGTTACACATGTGCTGTCCATGTCTTTCACCTTTCACAAGGCAAAAGAAAATCGCTCACCGAAAAATTCGATGCCAAGACTCTTGACTATGATTCGCGGAAATGAGATTCTTCGGGTGCTTAAATCAAAGAAAGGCTTCCGCGCGGCAACGTTCGGGGGCTTTTTTCTTTTGTGATGCGTCTCCTGTTAGTCGTTCGAGTTAAAACTCACTGCTTGGACCGATATTCGGCAAACAGCGTCTGAAGGTGTTCGAGAACGAACTCGGCAAATTCCGGCGCTTCGTTCTTGTCTATAGAGATATCCAGCTTGCGGTCGCTTTCGACGACCTTTGCCAACCTGCCACCGGTCTCGGATGACCACACGCCGGTCTTTTTGGGCTGCGCCTTGGGTTTCAAAAACTCCAGGAGCGATTTGAACCGTTCTTCGGACGGCAGGGCTGCGACGGATGGATCCTTAACATAGGCGCGTGCCGCCTCTTTCACCTGCGACGACGATAGCTGGTCGGCGAGGTCCATCCAGTTGCGCCGCCCAACGGTCGGAGCCGGACCAATGAGGTCAACGAGATCCTCCGGAATGCGGCCGACAACCGACAGCATGTTGGAGAGGTCGCCTTTGTGAAGCGACATGGCAGCCATGATCGTGTCACGCGGAAACCGCATCTGCAGTTTTTGAGCGAAGCGCGCCTTTTCGATGTAGGTGAGGTCGCGGCGCTCATTGTTTTCCTGCCCCTGGGCAACGACGAGCTGCTCATCACTCAGATCACGAACGACAGCTTTGACCGGAATACCAAGGCTGGTAACCGCGCCCAGGCGACGATGCCCGAAAGCGACCTGGTAACGCCCGGGGAAATCAGGATGGGGGCGAACCAGGATCGGAACCTGCTGGCCCTGTTCACGAATGGCTTCGATGAGACCGGCATCGGCTTCTTCCGATGCGGGCATGCGGTCCGGGATGAAGGAAGGATCGATATCGGCAGGATTGAGCGAAACGATCGTTAGACCTTCCGCAAGCTGCTTTTCGATCTCTTCGGCCCGTTTCGCGCGCTCGGAAACCTCGTTAAGGGACTGGCCGATCATGCCGACAGGGGAATTCAGCACATCCGTGACCAGCTCGGGCGAACCGAGAATGGGCCTGATGCGTGGACGCGAGCGCTCGGATGCGGTTTCATTGCTGTCAGCGGCTGGCGTGCCGAGATTGGCGAAGATCTGTTTTCTGCTCATGCT
This sequence is a window from Agrobacterium tumefaciens. Protein-coding genes within it:
- the repC gene encoding plasmid replication protein RepC, translating into MDSTCVTTPFGRRAMSFGVLATQFAAQKNRKIEAVDKWKLYRSVCEARPLLGVTDRSLAVLNALLSFYPKNELSNEASLVVFPSNTQLSLRAHGMAEQTLRRHLSALVEAGLIIRKDSPNGKRYARKHRGGEISEAYGFSLAPLLARKAEIEELAERIISERLNLQRLRETISLCRRDIQKLCEMIAASGKTDIVEGFQARYTAIALSLGRNSKSAELKEIANFLASLRAEVTNYLENIEKSEKMGGNDCQNERLKKNSESESISKRQNSEEPAIAVPASQIRTPQASVAPVSETPRPSLAKPVSQKQFFVPDIVLVLKACPDICHYAPGGAVTSWRDLEVATAVIKTMFNISHSAYQEALLTFGRQGTAAILACLLQKADQISSLGGYLRNLTRKAGEGGFELQTMLLAQLRGRKENSGATMPG
- the repB gene encoding plasmid partitioning protein RepB gives rise to the protein MSRKQIFANLGTPAADSNETASERSRPRIRPILGSPELVTDVLNSPVGMIGQSLNEVSERAKRAEEIEKQLAEGLTIVSLNPADIDPSFIPDRMPASEEADAGLIEAIREQGQQVPILVRPHPDFPGRYQVAFGHRRLGAVTSLGIPVKAVVRDLSDEQLVVAQGQENNERRDLTYIEKARFAQKLQMRFPRDTIMAAMSLHKGDLSNMLSVVGRIPEDLVDLIGPAPTVGRRNWMDLADQLSSSQVKEAARAYVKDPSVAALPSEERFKSLLEFLKPKAQPKKTGVWSSETGGRLAKVVESDRKLDISIDKNEAPEFAEFVLEHLQTLFAEYRSKQ